Proteins encoded by one window of Nocardioides euryhalodurans:
- a CDS encoding DUF3105 domain-containing protein, which translates to MAKPAKSKSTKSTKAEKSERQAKIDAIRSQQKGSERRRGFMIVGVCAVIALLIVAYPIYGIISDRQALTEFEDMNLQSIGAPASACQDVETKTATGSQDHVSPGTDIPYEDAPPAYGTHYDVWDGIERKFYAAGDRPDVGELVHNLEHGYTLLWYDETIADDDEALDTLRGLSSKFTDDDNFRNKFKVVPWTSEDGGAFPEGQHIAMTHWSVGGDGDPSGEQTGVWQYCSEPSGAALEDFMTEYPYTDSPEPDAI; encoded by the coding sequence GTGGCCAAGCCCGCCAAGTCCAAGTCCACGAAGTCGACCAAGGCCGAGAAGTCCGAGCGCCAGGCCAAGATCGACGCGATCCGCAGCCAGCAGAAGGGCTCGGAGCGTCGTCGTGGCTTCATGATCGTCGGCGTGTGCGCCGTGATCGCGCTGCTGATCGTCGCCTACCCGATCTACGGGATCATCTCCGACCGGCAGGCCCTCACGGAGTTCGAGGACATGAACCTCCAGTCGATCGGCGCCCCCGCGTCGGCGTGCCAGGACGTCGAGACCAAGACCGCCACGGGCAGCCAGGACCACGTCTCGCCCGGCACCGACATCCCCTACGAGGACGCGCCGCCGGCCTACGGCACCCACTACGACGTCTGGGACGGGATCGAGCGCAAGTTCTACGCCGCCGGTGACCGGCCCGACGTGGGCGAGCTGGTCCACAACCTCGAGCACGGCTACACGCTGCTCTGGTACGACGAGACCATCGCCGACGACGACGAGGCCCTCGACACCCTGCGTGGCCTGTCCTCGAAGTTCACCGACGACGACAACTTCCGCAACAAGTTCAAGGTCGTCCCGTGGACGTCCGAGGACGGCGGCGCCTTCCCCGAGGGCCAGCACATCGCGATGACCCACTGGTCGGTCGGCGGCGACGGTGACCCGTCGGGCGAGCAGACGGGCGTCTGGCAGTACTGCTCCGAGCCCAGCGGCGCGGCGCTCGAGGACTTCATGACCGAGTACCCCTACACCGACTCCCCGGAGCCGGACGCCATCTGA
- a CDS encoding mannose-1-phosphate guanylyltransferase, which produces MPTLEHFWSVIPAGGAGTRLWPLSRSGSPKFLHDLTGTGRSLLQGTVDRLAPLSGDRVLVVTGEVHREAVREQLTGLGVGSVLAEPSPRDSMAAIGLAAAVVERRDPQAVMGSFAADHVIADTGAFEAAVRQAVAAAYDGWLVTLGITPTSAATGFGYIRLGDALPGHDGVHRVASFVEKPTAEVAEGLLTGGDHRWNAGMFVARPTVLLDLLAEQDPDFAGRLRTIAASPERLAELWPLLPRIAVDHAVAEPAAAAGRVAVVPADLGWDDIGDFDSLASLLDTGALTVLGDADLVRAHGATGLVVPGSGRVVAVVGLDDVVVVDTPDALLVTTREHAQQVKDVVAGLRESGHDGLL; this is translated from the coding sequence ATGCCGACGCTCGAGCACTTCTGGTCCGTGATCCCGGCAGGCGGCGCCGGCACCCGGCTGTGGCCGCTCTCGCGCAGCGGCTCGCCGAAGTTCCTCCACGACCTCACCGGCACCGGCCGGTCGCTGCTGCAGGGGACCGTCGACCGGCTCGCGCCGCTGTCGGGCGACCGGGTGCTGGTGGTGACGGGGGAGGTGCACCGCGAGGCGGTCCGGGAGCAGCTCACCGGCCTCGGGGTCGGGTCGGTGCTCGCCGAGCCGTCGCCCCGCGACTCGATGGCCGCGATCGGCCTGGCCGCCGCGGTGGTCGAGCGGCGCGATCCCCAGGCGGTCATGGGCTCGTTCGCCGCCGACCACGTCATCGCCGACACCGGCGCCTTCGAGGCCGCCGTGCGGCAGGCCGTCGCCGCGGCGTACGACGGGTGGCTGGTGACGCTGGGCATCACGCCGACCTCTGCGGCGACCGGGTTCGGCTACATCAGGCTGGGGGACGCGCTGCCCGGCCACGACGGCGTCCACCGGGTGGCGTCGTTCGTGGAGAAGCCGACCGCCGAGGTGGCCGAGGGCCTCCTCACCGGCGGCGACCACCGGTGGAACGCCGGCATGTTCGTCGCCCGGCCGACCGTGCTGCTGGACCTGCTCGCCGAGCAGGACCCCGACTTCGCCGGGCGGCTCCGGACGATCGCCGCGTCGCCGGAGCGGCTGGCCGAGCTGTGGCCGCTGCTGCCCAGGATCGCGGTGGACCACGCGGTGGCCGAGCCGGCGGCCGCGGCGGGGCGCGTGGCGGTGGTCCCGGCCGACCTCGGCTGGGACGACATCGGTGACTTCGACTCCCTCGCGTCGCTGCTGGACACCGGGGCGCTCACGGTGCTCGGCGACGCCGACCTGGTGCGCGCACATGGGGCCACGGGCCTGGTCGTGCCCGGGTCCGGGAGGGTGGTGGCCGTGGTCGGCCTCGACGACGTGGTCGTCGTGGACACCCCCGACGCGCTGCTGGTCACGACCCGCGAGCACGCCCAGCAGGTGAAGGACGTCGTGGCCGGACTCCGCGAGTCCGGCCACGACGGTCTGCTCTGA
- a CDS encoding TIGR03089 family protein has product MTTFATILSRLLRADPGRPLVTFYDHASGERTELSVATYANWVAKTASLLVEEHDLERGQVARIDLPTHWLGPVWLGAAWTVGLRVVLDDEGPEPDLVLTGPEGLPRWAPLAGDAVVIASALHPLGLRFTDPLPVGVHDFGADVWSQPDAFVPYDPPGPDDAALGDLTQQQVWETAAGGSLLTDGGRLLSSANPASPSGFPCLTEPLVRDGSVVLVAHPDPDRVGATYDAERATARA; this is encoded by the coding sequence ATGACCACCTTCGCCACGATCCTGTCCCGGCTGCTGCGTGCGGATCCCGGCCGGCCGTTGGTCACCTTCTACGACCACGCCTCGGGAGAGCGGACCGAGCTGTCGGTGGCGACGTACGCCAACTGGGTGGCCAAGACGGCCTCGCTGCTCGTCGAGGAGCACGACCTCGAGCGCGGTCAGGTGGCCCGGATCGACCTGCCCACCCACTGGCTGGGCCCGGTCTGGCTGGGGGCCGCGTGGACCGTGGGCCTGCGGGTCGTCCTCGACGACGAGGGACCGGAGCCCGACCTGGTGCTGACCGGCCCCGAGGGCCTGCCGCGGTGGGCGCCGCTCGCCGGGGACGCCGTGGTGATCGCCTCCGCCCTGCACCCACTGGGCCTGCGCTTCACCGACCCGCTGCCCGTGGGCGTGCACGACTTCGGTGCCGACGTGTGGAGCCAGCCGGACGCCTTCGTCCCCTACGACCCGCCCGGCCCGGACGACGCCGCGCTCGGCGACCTCACGCAGCAGCAGGTGTGGGAGACGGCCGCCGGCGGGAGTCTCCTCACCGACGGCGGCCGCCTCCTCAGCAGTGCGAACCCGGCTTCCCCTTCCGGGTTCCCCTGCCTCACCGAGCCGCTCGTCCGAGACGGGTCGGTGGTCCTGGTGGCCCACCCCGACCCGGACAGGGTCGGGGCGACCTACGACGCCGAGCGCGCGACCGCCCGGGCCTGA
- a CDS encoding FG-GAP-like repeat-containing protein, translating into MRPCKAHFVTSCQQLLALGAVLAVLSPAASVVSLDVVHTPEPSAVGPRLLDRPVTVEHAPRAPKPSRVPIGSVEPEVREVPLTAEADAAPGASPRTATAGRTEVLSRPQPLEGYGAVGVTWSHDDQVEDDRIELQVRTSTGGRWGGWTDLEYHYDHAPDPGSDEGREARPGTDPLLVGEVDLVQTRVVADEELPHDMSLAVVSPGDADRVATEEPALAPELDAAEAPATAAGDPDAISLQAATTSAPRPTIYSREQWGADERMRDGSPSYGTISAGFVHHTVNGNDYTRDEVPGIIRSIYAYHTRSRGWSDIGYNFLVDKFGRIWEGRHGGVARAVVGAHTYGYNGDSFAMSAIGNFETAQAPEVMLEAYGSLFAWKLGLHGIDPLDTSQNVNGTTFKAINGHRDADSTACPGRNLYAKLPAIRTYAAAASEPEAPGIELGQVDSDLAGAPYPDLVVRRASDGRGMILPTGGLASFLAPTVLDESGWATRTVLAAPDLTGDGRVDLVTFDDSGSLEVRPALASGGFGDVSARFPRFRGHDLVAATGDLDGDGSPDFVGRSAGRLVTFLGTSRGTVTAVAGDTGLRGLQQLVAAGDVTGDGLTDLWGRDRRDRLSLLRGQGGGDFAARVRVAGDWSGYDWFSGGTDYTGDAVPDLVARRTDQALVVLPGRGDGTLGPALGPVRGPSDVAMVSGAGQVTGDEAPDLVATRPDGSLVVLQNKGTFHTGRPLDTGQGFGRSNLLLHAGDFDGDGDGDVIERRRIGSLWLYRGNGAGRLADPVWIGGKRPFRTVTDLRVVPDVTGDKRHDLVGRTAAGQTTVWPGNGTERLAAGEPVEVAEGALSRPRLGTSYTWVVGVDDLRGRGAADLVARDRSGHLYRLDGAKRGYGEPQYLGEGVAYDLGG; encoded by the coding sequence ATGCGTCCTTGCAAGGCCCACTTCGTCACCTCGTGCCAGCAGCTGCTGGCCCTGGGTGCCGTCCTGGCCGTCCTGAGTCCGGCGGCCTCGGTCGTCTCCCTCGACGTCGTCCACACCCCCGAGCCGTCGGCCGTGGGGCCACGGCTGCTCGACCGGCCGGTGACGGTCGAGCACGCTCCGCGGGCGCCGAAGCCGTCCAGGGTCCCCATCGGCAGCGTGGAGCCGGAGGTGAGGGAGGTGCCGCTGACGGCCGAGGCCGACGCGGCGCCCGGGGCCTCCCCACGGACGGCGACGGCCGGGCGTACGGAGGTGCTGAGCCGGCCGCAGCCGCTCGAGGGCTACGGCGCGGTGGGCGTCACCTGGTCGCACGACGACCAGGTTGAGGACGACCGGATCGAGCTGCAGGTGCGGACGTCGACCGGTGGCCGCTGGGGAGGGTGGACCGACCTGGAGTACCACTACGACCACGCTCCCGACCCCGGGAGCGACGAGGGCCGGGAGGCACGCCCCGGTACCGACCCGCTTCTCGTCGGCGAGGTCGACCTGGTCCAGACCCGTGTGGTCGCGGACGAGGAGCTGCCGCACGACATGTCGCTGGCCGTGGTGTCCCCGGGAGACGCCGACCGCGTGGCGACGGAGGAGCCGGCCCTGGCCCCCGAGCTCGACGCCGCGGAGGCACCGGCGACGGCGGCCGGCGACCCCGACGCGATCTCGCTGCAGGCAGCGACGACCTCCGCGCCCCGGCCCACCATCTACTCGCGCGAGCAGTGGGGCGCCGACGAGCGGATGCGGGACGGCTCACCGAGCTACGGGACGATCAGCGCCGGTTTCGTCCACCACACCGTCAACGGCAACGACTACACCCGGGACGAGGTCCCGGGCATCATCCGCAGCATCTACGCGTACCACACCCGCTCGCGGGGCTGGAGCGACATCGGCTACAACTTCCTGGTCGACAAGTTCGGCCGAATCTGGGAGGGCCGCCACGGGGGCGTGGCCCGGGCCGTGGTCGGTGCCCACACCTACGGCTACAACGGCGACTCGTTCGCCATGTCGGCGATCGGCAACTTCGAGACGGCCCAGGCGCCCGAGGTGATGCTCGAGGCGTACGGGAGCCTCTTCGCCTGGAAGCTGGGTCTCCACGGCATCGACCCGCTGGACACCTCGCAGAACGTGAACGGCACGACGTTCAAGGCGATCAACGGGCACCGCGACGCCGACTCGACCGCCTGCCCGGGGCGCAACCTGTACGCGAAGCTGCCCGCCATCCGCACCTACGCCGCGGCCGCGTCCGAGCCGGAGGCCCCGGGGATCGAGCTCGGGCAGGTCGACTCCGACCTCGCGGGCGCCCCCTACCCGGACCTGGTCGTCCGCCGCGCCTCGGACGGTCGCGGCATGATCCTGCCGACCGGTGGGCTCGCGTCCTTCCTGGCCCCCACGGTGCTCGACGAGTCGGGCTGGGCGACGCGGACGGTGCTCGCCGCACCGGACCTGACCGGGGACGGTCGGGTCGACCTGGTCACCTTCGACGACTCCGGCAGCCTCGAGGTGCGCCCCGCCCTCGCGTCCGGCGGCTTCGGTGACGTGAGCGCCCGGTTCCCGCGGTTCCGCGGACACGACCTGGTCGCCGCGACCGGGGACCTGGACGGCGACGGCTCCCCGGACTTCGTCGGTCGGTCCGCGGGCAGGCTGGTGACCTTCCTGGGGACGTCCCGCGGAACCGTCACGGCCGTCGCCGGCGACACCGGCCTGCGGGGGCTGCAGCAGCTCGTCGCGGCCGGCGACGTCACCGGTGACGGGCTCACGGACCTGTGGGGTCGCGACCGTCGCGACCGGCTGTCGCTCCTCCGCGGGCAGGGGGGTGGCGACTTCGCCGCACGCGTCCGGGTGGCCGGCGACTGGTCCGGCTACGACTGGTTCTCCGGCGGCACCGACTACACCGGCGACGCGGTGCCCGACCTGGTCGCGCGACGGACCGACCAGGCCCTGGTGGTCCTCCCGGGCAGGGGGGACGGCACCCTCGGCCCGGCGCTCGGGCCGGTGCGTGGCCCCTCCGACGTGGCCATGGTCAGCGGCGCCGGTCAGGTGACCGGTGACGAGGCGCCGGACCTGGTGGCGACCCGGCCCGACGGCTCGCTGGTGGTGCTCCAAAACAAGGGCACCTTCCACACCGGCCGGCCCCTCGACACCGGCCAGGGCTTCGGACGGAGCAACCTGCTCCTCCACGCCGGGGACTTCGACGGCGACGGGGACGGCGACGTCATCGAGCGCCGCAGGATCGGGTCGCTGTGGCTCTACCGCGGCAACGGTGCGGGCCGGCTGGCGGACCCGGTCTGGATCGGCGGCAAGCGACCCTTCCGGACGGTCACGGACCTCCGGGTCGTCCCGGACGTGACGGGCGACAAGCGCCACGACCTCGTGGGCCGGACCGCCGCGGGCCAGACCACGGTCTGGCCGGGCAACGGCACCGAGCGGCTCGCCGCGGGGGAGCCCGTCGAGGTCGCGGAGGGTGCGCTCTCCCGTCCGAGGCTGGGAACGAGCTACACCTGGGTCGTGGGGGTGGACGACCTGCGCGGACGCGGTGCTGCCGACCTGGTGGCCCGCGACAGGAGCGGCCACCTCTACCGGCTCGACGGCGCCAAGCGGGGCTACGGCGAGCCGCAGTACCTCGGGGAGGGCGTCGCCTACGACCTCGGGGGCTGA
- a CDS encoding ABC transporter ATP-binding protein — protein sequence MATYIEVENATKTFTMQYHRSIKQIALARARGQKTHDRFNAVEDVSFTVGRGESVGVMGLNGSGKSTLLKMISGVMQPDSGSVLTRGRIAGLIATGAGFQPQMSGRDNLWLNAAILGMSEAETRRKLDDIIEFADLGKFIDTPVVYYSSGMKSRLGFAVAIHVESDIFIADEALAVGDRPFKRKCKQRMREIRENGTTIFFVSHSPGAVRQLCDRVLVLEKGKLTFDGGVDQGIKVLHYDEGEDGDDDEGLGSED from the coding sequence ATGGCGACGTACATCGAGGTGGAGAACGCCACCAAGACCTTCACCATGCAGTACCACCGGTCCATCAAGCAGATCGCGCTCGCGAGAGCGCGCGGCCAGAAGACCCACGACCGGTTCAACGCCGTCGAGGACGTGTCCTTCACCGTCGGCCGGGGCGAGTCGGTGGGCGTGATGGGCCTGAACGGCTCCGGGAAGTCGACGCTGCTGAAGATGATCAGCGGCGTGATGCAGCCCGACAGCGGCAGCGTCCTGACCCGCGGCCGGATCGCCGGCCTGATCGCCACCGGTGCCGGCTTCCAGCCGCAGATGAGCGGTCGTGACAACCTCTGGCTCAACGCGGCCATCCTCGGGATGAGCGAGGCCGAGACGCGTCGCAAGCTCGACGACATCATCGAGTTCGCCGACCTCGGCAAGTTCATCGACACGCCCGTCGTCTACTACAGCTCCGGCATGAAGTCGCGCCTGGGCTTCGCGGTGGCGATCCACGTCGAGTCCGACATCTTCATCGCCGACGAGGCGCTGGCGGTCGGGGACCGGCCGTTCAAGCGCAAGTGCAAGCAGCGGATGCGTGAGATCCGCGAGAACGGAACGACGATCTTCTTCGTCAGCCACTCCCCGGGTGCGGTGCGCCAGCTCTGCGACCGGGTCCTCGTGCTCGAGAAGGGCAAGCTGACCTTCGACGGCGGCGTCGACCAGGGGATCAAGGTCCTCCACTACGACGAGGGCGAGGACGGCGACGACGACGAGGGCCTCGGCAGCGAGGACTGA
- a CDS encoding ABC transporter permease, which yields MTTSTEAAKPLPPLAAPSGNNGLLEVFRRRYLLKLLVHSTVQSRYQGTFLGWFWSYLQPFVRFLMFYFVFQVLIGRGGNMENFAIHLVCGMVVVHFFTETFNGGTKSLVSNRGLIIKLPMPRELFPVATMLVAFWHTIPMLVITLVASMLLGWSPDPMGLVAGFLALAIIAVLGLALALLFSVANVFFRDFGKVVQTLTQFVTFSVPMIYPFSMVEDRFSSIPWVADVYLLNPIAEAVLLMQRCFWVGTTSDPEATVLTDLPADLFPRGWIMLALSFVFLGLAQVWFSRLERRVPERL from the coding sequence ATGACGACTAGCACCGAGGCCGCGAAGCCGCTGCCGCCGCTGGCTGCGCCCAGCGGCAACAACGGGCTGCTCGAGGTCTTCCGCAGGCGCTACCTGCTGAAGCTGCTGGTCCACAGCACCGTCCAGTCCCGCTACCAGGGCACGTTCCTGGGCTGGTTCTGGAGCTACCTGCAGCCGTTCGTCCGGTTCCTGATGTTCTACTTCGTGTTCCAGGTGCTCATCGGGCGCGGTGGCAACATGGAGAACTTCGCCATCCACCTGGTCTGCGGGATGGTCGTCGTCCACTTCTTCACCGAGACCTTCAACGGCGGCACGAAGTCGCTGGTGAGCAACCGCGGGCTGATCATCAAGCTGCCGATGCCGCGCGAGCTCTTCCCGGTCGCCACGATGCTGGTCGCCTTCTGGCACACCATCCCGATGCTCGTGATCACGCTGGTGGCCAGCATGCTCCTGGGCTGGAGCCCCGATCCCATGGGCCTGGTCGCCGGGTTCCTGGCGCTGGCGATCATCGCCGTGCTCGGGCTGGCGCTGGCGCTGCTCTTCAGCGTGGCCAACGTGTTCTTCCGAGACTTCGGCAAGGTGGTGCAGACGCTCACCCAGTTCGTGACCTTCAGCGTGCCGATGATCTACCCGTTCTCGATGGTGGAGGACCGCTTCTCGTCGATCCCGTGGGTCGCGGACGTCTACCTCCTCAACCCCATCGCCGAGGCCGTGCTGCTGATGCAGCGCTGCTTCTGGGTCGGGACCACCAGCGACCCGGAGGCGACCGTCCTCACCGACCTGCCGGCGGACCTGTTCCCGCGCGGCTGGATCATGCTGGCGCTCTCGTTCGTCTTCCTCGGGCTCGCGCAGGTGTGGTTCAGCAGGCTCGAGCGCCGGGTACCGGAGCGCCTCTGA